The Cryptococcus depauperatus CBS 7841 chromosome 7, complete sequence genome window below encodes:
- a CDS encoding TIGR01456 family HAD hydrolase, whose amino-acid sequence MLRLQRRLNTFAGGAFPEKLAFTFDIDGVLKQGHDNVLPQAKRVLRLLTGEDGRLPKPIPFLLITNSGGVPDHKRLEMLSSELGVRLTPNQLVQSHTPMREHAQRYKEKHVLVIGGEGENCREVAESYGLQNVHIPQDIIAWKPSIWDRTRLTQEEQAFARPQDFSKIRFSAMFVMHDSHDWGRDTTLILDLLNSQGGYLGTRAECGKGENESIELIMSNADVEWRSDWPILRLGQGAFRIGLDAIYKATTGLNLPYTQYGKPFKATYDFSEHSLRQYLKSVGRDANVPLSVYMVGDNPHSDIAGANAHGWNSILVRTGVFHDTHGEVPEHIPTVITDDVEEGVEWAIKREMGFC is encoded by the exons GAAGGCTCAATA CTTTTGCTGGTGGAGCCTTTCCTGAGAAGCTTGCCTTTACTTTTGATATC GATGGAGTTTTAAAGCAAGGCCACGATAATGTGTTGCCTCAAGCGAAACGTGTACTCAGACTATTgacaggagaagatggacGTTTGCCCAA GCCTATCCCGTTCCTTTTGATCACTAATAGTGGAGGGGTGCCCGACCACAAGCGACTGGAGATGCTCTCATCTGAGCTTGGAGTTAGGTTGACTCCCAATCAGCTTGTCCAAAGCCATACGCCTATGAGAGAGCATGCGcaaagatataaagaaaagcatGTGTTGGTCATTGGAGGTGAAGGTGAGAACTGTAGAGAGGTGGCCGAGTC ATATGGACTTCAGAATGTCCATATACCacaagatatcattgcATGGAAACCATCAATTTGGGATCGTACGAGATTGACCCAAGAAGAACAGGCTTTTGCTCGG CCGCAAGACTTTTCCAAAATTCGGTTCTCTGCCATGTTTGTTATGCACGACTCCCATGACTGGGGGAGAGATACCACACTTATTCTTGACCTCCTAAACTCTCAAGGAGGCTATTTGGGGACAAGAGCAGAGTGCGGAAAGGGAGAAAATGAATCGATAGAGTTGATTATGAGCAATGCAGACGTTGAATGGAGATC AGACTGGCCGATTCTAAGATTAGGTCAAGGTGCTTTTCGAATTGGGCTGGATGCCATCTACAAG GCAACCACTGGACTAAACCTTCCTTACACTCAATATGGCAAACCATTCAAAGCTACATATGACTTTTCCGAACACTCCTTGCGCCAGTATCTCAAATCCGTAGGACGAGACGCAAACGTTCCTCTTAGCGT CTACATGGTTGGTGATAACCCTCATTCCGACATCGCAGGCGCCAATGCTCATGGCTGGAATTCTATCCTCGTTCGTACTGGAGTCTTCCATGACACTCACGGTGAAGTTCCAGAGCATATACCCACAGTCATTACAGACGACGTTGAAGAGGGTGTCGAGTGGGCTatcaagagagagatgggatTTTGTTAG